The following coding sequences lie in one Chitinispirillales bacterium ANBcel5 genomic window:
- a CDS encoding aspartate kinase yields MDFLVCKFGGSSVATSEKMKKIVSILKKNKNRRCVVLSAPGKAPGFNVKVTDLLIESAQKALNDQDYSATIQEIRSRFMAIYEPLGVPDDVQEQIYSEIDKRLQSPKDHEAKFRDLVVSAGEDINSKLFAQYLNTLGMNAQYVSPKDASLIVTDQFGDAQPLDEVAMRLASLKRICAEKIVIFPGFFGYTEKGEVATFSRGGSDLTGAILAEAIDAAEYENWTDVDGIFSAHPGIVDNPSQISALTYKEMRELSYIGFNVLHEEAVKPIMKKKIPIRLRNTNNIENKGTLIVSERLPNERDIIGVASGGGYCSFTLQKFLMNREKGFGRKTLSIIEDMDLSYEHCPSGVDNISVILDQTQLKAETVNNIIRAFDEQLTPEEIKTEFGIALVSLVGEGLIHKIGVLGQAATALSESGVNIKMVNQGSSEISIIFGIDASDEKKAVNALYNAFFIE; encoded by the coding sequence ATGGATTTTTTAGTATGTAAGTTCGGTGGTAGCTCTGTTGCCACCAGTGAAAAGATGAAAAAAATCGTTTCAATTCTTAAAAAGAATAAGAATCGGCGTTGTGTTGTGCTCTCAGCACCAGGCAAAGCACCAGGTTTTAATGTTAAGGTAACAGACCTACTCATTGAATCTGCTCAAAAAGCGCTTAATGATCAGGATTACAGTGCTACAATCCAAGAGATCAGAAGTCGTTTCATGGCAATTTATGAGCCGTTGGGCGTTCCGGATGATGTTCAGGAGCAAATCTACTCTGAAATCGACAAACGCCTTCAGTCTCCAAAAGATCATGAAGCAAAGTTTCGTGATCTGGTGGTGTCGGCAGGTGAAGACATAAACAGTAAACTCTTTGCTCAATACTTAAACACCCTTGGAATGAATGCCCAATATGTGAGTCCCAAGGATGCAAGTCTGATTGTAACTGATCAGTTTGGTGATGCTCAACCACTGGATGAAGTGGCTATGAGGCTTGCTTCACTTAAACGTATCTGTGCTGAGAAAATAGTTATTTTTCCCGGTTTTTTCGGTTATACAGAAAAAGGTGAAGTTGCTACATTCAGCAGAGGTGGGAGCGATCTGACCGGCGCTATACTGGCAGAAGCAATAGATGCAGCGGAATATGAAAACTGGACCGATGTTGATGGTATCTTTAGCGCTCATCCCGGAATTGTAGATAATCCCTCTCAAATTTCAGCCCTTACCTATAAGGAGATGCGGGAACTTTCTTATATTGGATTCAATGTGCTACATGAAGAAGCAGTAAAACCAATCATGAAAAAGAAGATTCCTATCCGCCTGCGCAACACCAATAATATCGAAAATAAGGGCACGCTCATCGTTTCCGAAAGGCTGCCAAACGAACGTGATATAATAGGAGTGGCATCCGGAGGAGGTTACTGCAGTTTCACCCTTCAAAAATTCCTTATGAACCGGGAAAAGGGATTTGGACGCAAAACACTCTCTATCATAGAAGACATGGACCTCTCCTATGAACACTGCCCCTCCGGAGTAGACAACATCTCAGTTATTCTCGACCAAACACAATTGAAAGCCGAAACCGTAAACAATATTATCCGTGCCTTCGATGAACAACTAACACCAGAGGAAATTAAAACCGAATTTGGTATTGCCCTTGTCTCTTTGGTCGGTGAAGGCCTGATTCACAAAATCGGTGTGCTTGGCCAGGCAGCTACAGCTCTTTCTGAAAGCGGTGTTAACATTAAAATGGTTAATCAGGGAAGCAGCGAGATCAGTATTATCTTTGGAATCGATGCTTCTGATGAAAAAAAGGCAGTAAATGCACTCTATAATGCATTCTTTATTGAATAG
- a CDS encoding helix-turn-helix transcriptional regulator, giving the protein MFSNRDELLAQFNSPVYRDHPDLPGLSTFCCLQSWQDKPVIELSRVKIEIHSMDYLVYNGSPAKANSYFPLKFQQNCYRLWYQTEGFGILQNVTNSSFGTARPGLLGIMDRGERHSYLHQRGNFQCFQILFSLHPSNQAKCFWNSEIEGKINLEGNEKAYFENLIFDLMLVLSKGKEMLGLATISRILEILVVLFKKGLLLIEENQFPKNKAKSLVAMARNFMKSNYASMEHQQELERECAVDINYLNILFKKETGLTLYQYMISVRIEHAKHLLETTTIPIVDIAYKVGYPNCNSFTRVFKKHTGITPQNYRICGGIKTPPKGTLPTSNTLQTSEQL; this is encoded by the coding sequence ATGTTTTCGAATCGTGATGAATTACTGGCACAATTTAATAGTCCGGTATACAGGGATCACCCTGATTTACCGGGACTTAGTACCTTTTGTTGTCTGCAGAGCTGGCAAGATAAGCCAGTAATTGAGCTTTCGAGGGTAAAAATAGAGATCCATTCCATGGATTACCTGGTATATAATGGATCACCTGCCAAGGCTAATTCTTACTTCCCACTGAAATTCCAACAAAATTGTTACAGACTGTGGTATCAAACTGAAGGTTTTGGAATACTTCAAAATGTCACAAACAGTAGCTTTGGAACTGCAAGGCCCGGACTGCTTGGTATTATGGACCGGGGTGAACGTCATAGCTATCTACACCAGCGAGGCAATTTTCAGTGTTTTCAGATTCTCTTTTCACTCCACCCATCAAATCAAGCTAAGTGCTTCTGGAATAGTGAAATTGAAGGTAAGATAAATCTTGAAGGCAATGAAAAAGCGTATTTTGAAAACCTCATCTTTGATCTGATGCTTGTGCTCTCTAAAGGAAAAGAGATGCTTGGGCTTGCAACCATTTCACGCATTCTTGAAATACTGGTCGTTCTGTTTAAAAAAGGCCTTTTGCTAATTGAGGAAAATCAGTTTCCCAAAAACAAAGCCAAAAGTTTGGTTGCAATGGCCAGAAATTTCATGAAATCAAATTATGCATCCATGGAACACCAGCAAGAGCTGGAACGTGAATGTGCTGTTGATATAAACTACCTTAACATACTGTTTAAAAAAGAAACAGGTCTAACCCTTTATCAGTACATGATAAGCGTACGAATTGAGCATGCAAAACATCTCCTTGAGACAACTACTATACCAATTGTAGATATTGCATACAAAGTGGGTTACCCTAACTGTAATTCATTCACGCGTGTTTTTAAAAAGCATACCGGAATTACGCCCCAAAACTACAGGATCTGCGGGGGGATAAAAACGCCCCCTAAAGGAACCTTGCCCACCTCTAATACATTACAGACATCGGAGCAATTATAA